The genome window CGCAACCTGCTTGGGGGCATGGACCTGCTACCGGTGCTGGGCGGCAAGGGCCGCAAGCGCGCTCGGCGCTTCCACGTCGCCTCGGAGCGGCGGGTGGGGTTCGCCGCGGCGCTGGCGCTGGTGGTGGAGCATGGCAAGCAGAAGGCGAAGGAGACGGGCGTCACGTCCCTGAGCCGCTGCCCGCGCTGCGGCCACATGGGCCCCACGGCGCAGGACTTCGGCTACCGCACCATGCGCGGTGAGCGCCGGCCCCAGTCCTGGTGCCGCGGCTGCCGTGGCCTGCACCTGGAGCCCACGGAGACGGCGCGGACCAGCAACACCGCCCCGCGCGGCGCGGACGGCTGGCTGTTCCCGCCCGAGAGCACCACCAGCACCCGCCCGCCCCGTCGTGGCAAAGGGTCGTCGACACAGTCCCGCTGAGGCACGGCCAGCCCCGACCATGTCACGTCGGGGCTGACCGGAACCCGGGATGACCGTCGCGACTACGAACGCGCCTTCTCGGAACCGACGAGTGCCTTCGCGTGGTGCGCGAAGTGGTCCGCGAGGAACGTGGCGATGAAGTAGTAGCTGTGGTCGTACCCCGCGTGCCGCCGCAGCGTGAGCGGGTGGCCCGTGGCCTCGCAGGCGGCGGCCAGCAACTCCGGGCGCAATTGGGTGGCGAGGAACTCGTCGGCCTCGCCCTGGTCCACCAGGAGCGTCAGACGCTCCTTCGCCGTCTTCACCAACTCGACGGCGTCCCAGGCCGCCCACGCGTCACGGTTGTCGCCCAGGTAGGCGGTGAAGGCCTTCTGGCCCCACGGCACCTGTGAGGGGGCGACGATGGGGGAGAAGGCGGACACGCTGCGGTAGCGGCCCGGGTGGCGCAGGGCGGTGACGAGCGCGCCATGACCGCCCATCGAATGGCCGAAGATGCCTCGCGCGTCCGTGGCCGGGAAGTGCTGCTCCACCAGCGCGGGGAGCTCCCGGGCCACGTAGTCCTGCATGCGGAAGTGCGGCGCCCAGGGAGCCTGCGTGGCGTCGAGGTAGAAGCCCGCCCCCTGCCCCAAATCGTAGGCAGCGTCGTTGGCCACCGCGTCGCCACGAGGACTGGTGTCAGGCGCGACGACGATGAATCCGTGGCGCGCCGCGTGCTCCTGCGCGCCCGCCTTGGTGATGAAGTTCTGCTCGGTGCAGGTCAGGCCGGAGAGCCAGTACAGCACCGGGCAGCGCTCGCCGCGCAGCGCGGCCTCCGGCAGGTAGATGCCGAACCGCGTCTCGCCGCCCAGCGCGGAGGAGGTGTGCTTCCACACCTCCTGCCGGCCGCCAAAACTCGCGTGGTGTTCGATGCGTTCCATGTTCTCAGTCCTCCCGGAAGGTGCCCTTCGCCTTGGCGCGGTGCGTGGCCGATACGCGCATGTCCTGCGCCTCGGGGAAGGGGTTGGCGGTTGACTCAGTAGCGGACGACGGTGCGGATGGACTTGCCCTCGTGCATCAGGTCGAAGGCCTCGTTGATGTCCGTCAGCGAACGCGTGTGGGTCACGAACGGCGCGAGCTGAATCTTCCCGGCCATCGCGTCCTCCACCATGCCGGGGAGCTCCGAGCGGCCCTTCACGCCACCAAAGGCGGTGCCCTTCCAGGTCCGGCCCGTGACGAGCTGGAACGGACGGGTGGAGATCTCCTGTCCCGCGCCGGCCACGCCGATGATGATGGACTGGCCCCAGCCGCGGTGCGCGCACTCGAGCGCGGCGCGCATCACGCCCACGTTGCCGATGCACTCGAAGGAGTGGTCCACGCCCCAGCCCGTCATCTCCACGATGACCTGCTGGATGGGACGGTCATGGTCCTTGGGGTTGACGAAGTCGGTGGCGCCGAAGGCCTTCGCCAGCTCGAACTTCGCGGGGTTCGTGTCGATGGCGATGATGCGACCCGCCTTCGCCATCTGGGCGCCCTGGATGACCGCCAGGCCGATGCCGCCCAGGCCGAACACCGCCACCGAATCCCCCTCCTGCACGCGGGCCGTGTTCTTCACCGCGCCCAGGCCCGTCGTCACGCCGCAGCCCAGCAGACAGACCTGCTCGGGGTTGGCGTTCGGGTTGATGCGGGCCAGCGACACCTCCGCCACCACGGTGTACTCGCTGAAGGTGGAGCACCCCATGTAGTGGTAGACGGGCTTGCCGTTGTACGAGAAGCGCGTGGTGCCGTCTGGCATCACACCCTTGCCCTGGGTGGCACGCACCGCCACGCACAGGTTGGTCTTGCCGGACTTGCAGAACAGACACTGGCCACACTCCGCGGTGTAGAGCGGAATGACGTGGTCGCCGGGCTTCACGGACGTCACGCCCTCACCCACCGCCTCCACCACGCCGGCCCCCTCGTGGCCGAGCACCACCGGGAAGAGACCTTCCGGATCATCCCCGGAGAGGGTGAACGCGTCGGTGTGACAGACGCCCGTGTGGGTGATGCGGACCAGGACCTCGCCCTTCTGCGGAGGCGCGACGTCGAGTTCGACGATGCTCAAGGGCTTTCCGGCTTCGAAGGCAACAGCGGCACGGGACTTCATGAGGATGCTCCTGGGGCTAGGGGATGAAGGCAGGGACTCCCGCTCACTTGAGATAGGTGCGGACCAGCGTCGTCATGTCCCGCACCCGCTGGGCGTGGCGCGGATCCTCGTCAGACGCTGGGCCGAACTCCTCCCGAATGTGTGACTCCAGCACCTCGGACATCAGTCCGTTGATGGCGCCCCGGATGGCAGCGAGTTGCTGGAGGACCGTGCCGCATTCGGCTCCGGACTCCAACGCACGCTCCAGGGCTTCGGCCTGACCGCGGATGCGGCGGACGCGGAGCAGCGCCTTCTTCTTCTCTTCCGGCGAGTGGGGCATGGCGGCGACGACATACTGGGTGGGAGTATCCTGCCGCGGCGGATATATACCCCCGGGGGGTATTCGACAAGGAAGGATTGAAGGCGTCCTGACAGGGCGCGGCGTCTCTTCCTCCCGGCAGGCGGGGGAGCAATGACCTCCGCCGTCCCATGGAGGGGGATGGAAAAGCCGTGGCGCCGTCCTTACCTCACCCGCAGGGAGGCAACATGGCCGTTCGGACCACAGTGGCAGGCATCAAGAACAGGCGGCGGGTCGACGCGCACGGAGCCCAGCCGAGCGTACAGGCCAGCAAGGGGCGCAAGACGATGCCCCACGATGACGCGGCCGCGCTGCGGCGGCAGAAGACGCTGGAGCGCGTGACGCTGGGCCCCGCCGCCGAGGCACATGAGCCCAAGAGTCATCGGCGACGCGCAACCACCCTCAAGGGCCGCAAGAAGGCCCCCAGCGAGATGAACGTGAAGCACCTCGGCGGGCCGAAGAAGCGCCTGCCCCTTCACGGCGGCTAGCATGTACACGTCGTGACGCGGCCCGCGACCTCCGGGCGGGGGCCGTGCCCGTCTCAAGGGCCCGGTGGCCACAGCGCGCTGGCGCCAGGGTCCTCCGCCACGTAGACGGCCCACACGCGCTCTCCCGGGCGCCGAAGCAGGTCCGACGCGTGCGGTGAAGGCATGCGCCCTTCGACGCGCTGGCCATGCACCGTGAAGACGTAATCGAGCTGCACCAGGCGTCCGGCATGC of Myxococcus virescens contains these proteins:
- the frmR gene encoding formaldehyde-responsive transcriptional repressor FrmR, which gives rise to MPHSPEEKKKALLRVRRIRGQAEALERALESGAECGTVLQQLAAIRGAINGLMSEVLESHIREEFGPASDEDPRHAQRVRDMTTLVRTYLK
- a CDS encoding S-(hydroxymethyl)glutathione dehydrogenase/class III alcohol dehydrogenase, with the protein product MKSRAAVAFEAGKPLSIVELDVAPPQKGEVLVRITHTGVCHTDAFTLSGDDPEGLFPVVLGHEGAGVVEAVGEGVTSVKPGDHVIPLYTAECGQCLFCKSGKTNLCVAVRATQGKGVMPDGTTRFSYNGKPVYHYMGCSTFSEYTVVAEVSLARINPNANPEQVCLLGCGVTTGLGAVKNTARVQEGDSVAVFGLGGIGLAVIQGAQMAKAGRIIAIDTNPAKFELAKAFGATDFVNPKDHDRPIQQVIVEMTGWGVDHSFECIGNVGVMRAALECAHRGWGQSIIIGVAGAGQEISTRPFQLVTGRTWKGTAFGGVKGRSELPGMVEDAMAGKIQLAPFVTHTRSLTDINEAFDLMHEGKSIRTVVRY
- the fghA gene encoding S-formylglutathione hydrolase, whose amino-acid sequence is MERIEHHASFGGRQEVWKHTSSALGGETRFGIYLPEAALRGERCPVLYWLSGLTCTEQNFITKAGAQEHAARHGFIVVAPDTSPRGDAVANDAAYDLGQGAGFYLDATQAPWAPHFRMQDYVARELPALVEQHFPATDARGIFGHSMGGHGALVTALRHPGRYRSVSAFSPIVAPSQVPWGQKAFTAYLGDNRDAWAAWDAVELVKTAKERLTLLVDQGEADEFLATQLRPELLAAACEATGHPLTLRRHAGYDHSYYFIATFLADHFAHHAKALVGSEKARS